From the genome of Bos indicus isolate NIAB-ARS_2022 breed Sahiwal x Tharparkar chromosome 2, NIAB-ARS_B.indTharparkar_mat_pri_1.0, whole genome shotgun sequence:
TCTCCAGATGGTGGAAATCTCTCCTCACCAGGGCTGCTAAAGAGATAGGAAAAAGAGGTCTCACCCACCTCAGAGGACATTCAACATGGGATTCTAGCAGACCAACGACTGTATGTATTTAACTCTACCTCTGGTTTTTGAAGTGTAATAAATACTATGCAAAAACTACAGAAATGTCTTTATCCTCTCCTGTCTTACTGACAGAAGAGTATGTTAAGTGAGAGTATTAGAGAGAACTAGAGACATAATTAGTGGCAGAATCAGAGAATTAGAATGAGAGAATAAGAATATAGATTTGAGAGAGAGTTTCAGAATGTGTGTCTGAGTGtggatgtgtgtgagtgtgagagttCATGAGTAGGATGGTGCCATCAGGGTTCCGGGCTTTAATTCTTGTAAGAAACAGTGTCACTGAAAGCGCATGAACACGGCCAAATTATGCTTTAGATTCACAGTTCTAAATGTTCTGCCAAAGGCTAAAGCTGAAGATTTTTGTTCCAGACAGGAAACACACAACCCCCTTTGCTCTCCCTAATATTTCAGTGACCTTAACTTATCATCTCTAAACTCATGTTCTAAAGAGCTTTATTAATTGAGCAGGAATTTTTCCTGTcttcaatattttattgaagcattTCAAGCAGCAATAATTGCACAAAATCCTCTATAAAGAATCTCACACATTTAACTGCTGCATGAATATCATTCATTTATTAGCATTATGAACACATAATGGAAAAATGCTCCCCCAAAGAGGAAGGCGAATGTTGACTGTCAATAGGACAAAGCTGTCTTCAAAAGACAAGAGATGTGGAAATTAGGTCCACAGTTGGGCTGTGGAGCCCATGAGGATGGAGCTCATCTACGTGTGTGTAGCCACAGGGGCAAGGTGCTGGAGGAGGCGGCTCAAGAACGTCTCCAGCTGCTTCTCTGATCTGTATGCGATGAGTCCTCCCTTGTTGGCCCACTGATCTACTCCAGCAGCGCCTTCGTTTCCCACGTGATACACCAGCTGTGGCAAGTCAAGGCCCGTGTCAGGATTTCTTTCCAGGCATTCTTTTAAGTCCACCATGCCCCCACCCATGGCCCTGAGGATGGCGTGAGCAGCACAGGAGTCCCACTTGAACGTGGTATCTTCTGAGAAGATGTAAATGTCAGCGAGGCCGAGGATCACACAGAGGCTCTTGTAACCAGCCCCAGCTGCCCGGAAGATGCGCTCTCCACACACATGCGACAACGCGCCCTTGATGGTCTCCTTTTCACTGGTACTAATGACCACTGAGAACCGGCAGGAGCCTTCGGAGCTGGGGTTTTGGGTCCCTTGGCTCTGCGCTTCGCTGTTGCTTCTTGTAGAGACAGGAGGCAGAAGGGAATGGATATTGGTCCCCAGGTAAGAAAGGCCCCAGTAGCACTGTCCTTTCCACCTACGGAAGAGAACGTTCAGTTTGTGGCGGCAAGTTATCACATTGGTTTTTCATTGCTCCTGTGGCTTCCCAACTTGATGTGGAAAATATATAACATAGTGAGTCTCAAGGCCCTTAAGCCTAGAGATAGTAATCAAATGGCTAATTCATTTCTAAAAGTTACTCCCTGTGCATGTTGCTGCCTGTGTTGTTGCCAGTTAGGAATgcgttcagttttttttttttttttttttgcattatcaCATTCATCTAGGACAGTGCTAAAATATTTGTGGGATTTCTAGCCTCTGGGAACACAGCGAAGTTTCACTGCCTCTTTTTGCATTTAAAGTCTAATGGGGATaaagatgaacagataaataagatTTTCAATCCGCAAGTCTTTCACAATGCTGAATTTTTTTCAACCGGTAACGCCTTTTCATCTTCCAATTCACTAGCTCCACTTTGGCTTTAACATCAAGAAAGATGgactcttttttttggtgggggggggcggtggtggtcaacaacaaaaataccatcTAACATTTCTCAGTGTTTAACTTACTCTATACGCTGGATAGTTTCTTTCCAGAGaaggagactgaggcttagagaatgtAAGTGTTTAAGAATGTAAATCAGTGGTAGAATCTGCTATCAAACCCAGGATTTGTGCCAACTACTTTGTCAACCATTTCTAGGTCATGATTATGTCAACATCCAGTCCcacttatttttaacttcttgacGACCCTTTAAAGATAACAAACACTTTCAGTTTGGAAGAAGGCAGGGaagaggaaaaatatcaacactgCAGAGGTATAGTTTAAGACTATTAAAGAACAAACAATTCTTAGTTACTTGAAGCAAgtcaaaatttaattaaaaaatatatagttctaCATGAgtggaaaaaaatgtcatttatttcagTAAAAAGCTGAAACCACAGGAGAAAAGCTGCTTCTACTTGAACCCTGCCATGCTCTGGAGTCAACCCTGTCATACTCGGATCCGTAGGCCGCGGATCAGGGTAACCAAAGGCTTGGCCACCCTCTATGCTCTGCGAACAGTCCACGGGAGTGTGAGGAAGGTGGAAGCAGATAAGAAAGTGATACtgacagtttttttgtttgtttttatagggAGAGGTTCTAATCCTGGCCATACCTACTTATCTTTTCGTTAGatcattttcacattttgttgtgaAACCTAGGATTGAAAATTAAAGGACCATTCATTCAAACATGGAGATTTTTAGTAGGAATGCCCAATGTATCGAGTCATGGGAATGTCACATGGAGAGATAATCCCGACAATAAACAAAGCTGAGGTTGTAAATTCTGAAAACCATAATATGCCGAAAATATTCAATTTTTACCTGCGGGTGTGTAGGTCTTGTGATACAAAAGGTTGGTTGATGACTCCCATGAGAGGCACCCCTGTCTGTATGTCATAGACACCAATCAAAACAGTGACGCACTGAAGTCCACTGGGGAAGATTCCTTGGTTGGGTGTAATGTCAGCAGAACCTTTTATATACTGGTAAGTTGAAtctgaaaaatgaagcaaatctGTTAGGATTCAGGTAATGATTATTTAGAAGATAATGATGAAGACACCTATAAAACCTGTCCTAGATCATTTCTAATTTGGTAACAGCTATGGtctaaatgtttgtgtcccccaaaATTCTAACCCTCAGAAGTTGATGGTATTAGTAagtagggcctttgggaggtactTCAGTCCTCGGGGTGGaatctcatgaatgggattaatgATATTCTTAGTCTCTTCCACTTTATGAGTACActgtgagtgttagtcgctcagtcgtgtctgactcttttgcaaccccatggaatgtagccggccaggctcctctgtccatgggattctgcagccaagattactggagagggttgccatccccttctcgggggattttcctgatccagggatcaaacccgggtctcctgtattgcaggcagattctttactgtccgagtaCACAGTGAAAAGACGCCAATTATGAATCAGGAAGAAGACTCTCACCTAATCATGCTGGCACTTTGATactggacttctcagcctctgaAACTGTGAGATATAAATTTATCTTGTTTAAAAGCTACCTAGTCCATGGTAtcttgttatagcagcccaaatggactaagataATAACCAATCACGTTTTACCTCTGGGTGCCACTTATATGGAATTATTATTTGACCTTTTGTACTTCACTTTTAAGCTGCTTGTGTTTCATTTTCCCAACCATACATAAATTCTTGGACAAAGGGGACATGTCTACAATTCCTATGGCAGCTAGcatgtcttccttcctttttgtgttgttaattgctcagtcatgaacaactctttgtgaccccataggactggagccaccaggctcctctgtccatggagttctccaggtggGAATACTAGAGTAGggagccattcgcttctccagggcataACACCTTGCAAATGGTAAGAAGCACTCAAATATTCATCACCATGTCAAAATCATTTAAAAGGTATGGGGGTTCCTTTGAGCTCTTACTAATCAGAGGACAGGTCCAACCAAGGTGGGCGGGAAAGTCCTTCCAGGAATCTGAATTCCATTTCATTTGAATTCCATCAGGGATGGAATTGcctttttacttgtttgttttgtcCCTCAAATTAGGAGGAAAGAGACAATGGTGTCACAAGAGGAagaagctcagacagtaaagcgtctgcctacaatgcgggagaccccagttcaatccctgggtcgggaagatcccctggagaaggaaatggcaacccattccagtactcttgcctggaaaatcccatggactaaggagcctggtaggctaccgtccatggggtcgcaaagaacctgGGAAAAAGAAGCTAAGGAGTGAGGTTTCTGCTTAAAAGATGTACCTGCCAGCAGCTGACTGCCAGCATCTAGTGAATTAATACCCAGTTAAGGATGTGCCAGGCACAAGATCCAGAGAGCTAGCTAACAGAATCAATTcaggacaaaaacaaaacaaggtttCAGTTCCTCAAAAACCATAACTGAGGCCGATTTACCTTTAGGCGATAAAAGATCCTGGAAAACATTCATAGTCTACATAACAATCCACTGACTGAATGCTCTACTGCTGTGATTAAAGGCATGTCTATCACGTAGGGGAGAAGGTGTAGGGGAGAAGGTGAGGGGAGTCTGCCTACTCAGCTTAATGATTGGTCCCAGTTGTGTTGGGTACACTATGCCAGGAAGCTGGGGGAAAAGTGGGACTTAGACCGAGGGCATTATATTAACGGCATCATTGAGATAGGCCTACAGTTTTAAAACAATGAACTATAGATTATGGTTCTACCATAATCATGACCAAA
Proteins encoded in this window:
- the INPP1 gene encoding inositol polyphosphate 1-phosphatase isoform X1, which produces MSDILQELLRVSEKAANIARACRQQETLFQLLIEEKKEGEKNKKFAVDFKTLADVLVQEVIKENMENKFPGLGKKIFGEESNEFTNDLGEKIIMRLGPTEEETVALLSKVLNGNKLASEALAKVVHQDVFFSDPALDSVEINIPQDILGIWVDPIDSTYQYIKGSADITPNQGIFPSGLQCVTVLIGVYDIQTGVPLMGVINQPFVSQDLHTRRWKGQCYWGLSYLGTNIHSLLPPVSTRSNSEAQSQGTQNPSSEGSCRFSVVISTSEKETIKGALSHVCGERIFRAAGAGYKSLCVILGLADIYIFSEDTTFKWDSCAAHAILRAMGGGMVDLKECLERNPDTGLDLPQLVYHVGNEGAAGVDQWANKGGLIAYRSEKQLETFLSRLLQHLAPVATHT
- the INPP1 gene encoding inositol polyphosphate 1-phosphatase isoform X2, encoding MSDILQELLRVSEKAANIARACRQQETLFQLLIEEKKEGEKNKKFAVDFKTLADVLVQEVIKENMENKFPGLGKKIFGEESNEFTNDLDSTYQYIKGSADITPNQGIFPSGLQCVTVLIGVYDIQTGVPLMGVINQPFVSQDLHTRRWKGQCYWGLSYLGTNIHSLLPPVSTRSNSEAQSQGTQNPSSEGSCRFSVVISTSEKETIKGALSHVCGERIFRAAGAGYKSLCVILGLADIYIFSEDTTFKWDSCAAHAILRAMGGGMVDLKECLERNPDTGLDLPQLVYHVGNEGAAGVDQWANKGGLIAYRSEKQLETFLSRLLQHLAPVATHT
- the INPP1 gene encoding inositol polyphosphate 1-phosphatase isoform X3, translated to MYWYRKLSKRIWRTSFQAWGKKFLEKNPMNLLMIWFVLTLGEKIIMRLGPTEEETVALLSKVLNGNKLASEALAKVVHQDVFFSDPALDSVEINIPQDILGIWVDPIDSTYQYIKGSADITPNQGIFPSGLQCVTVLIGVYDIQTGVPLMGVINQPFVSQDLHTRRWKGQCYWGLSYLGTNIHSLLPPVSTRSNSEAQSQGTQNPSSEGSCRFSVVISTSEKETIKGALSHVCGERIFRAAGAGYKSLCVILGLADIYIFSEDTTFKWDSCAAHAILRAMGGGMVDLKECLERNPDTGLDLPQLVYHVGNEGAAGVDQWANKGGLIAYRSEKQLETFLSRLLQHLAPVATHT